From one Triticum urartu cultivar G1812 chromosome 3, Tu2.1, whole genome shotgun sequence genomic stretch:
- the LOC125544436 gene encoding uncharacterized protein LOC125544436, with protein sequence MSVGQKYAEDASAGLPKSSSSGARYDRLLSGLAAGALADIEPDKLKGDIQRWAKAVGALLRQLSFGAWPEKSDGSSEHRNAGDER encoded by the coding sequence ATGTCAGTCGGCCAGAAGTACGCCGAGGACGCGAGCGCCGGCTTGCCGAAATCGTCGTCCAGCGGTGCGCGGTATGACCGCCTCTTGTCTGGCCTTGCCGCCGGTGCGCTCGCAGACATAGAGCCTGACAAGCTCAAGGGCGACATCCAGCGATGGGCCAAGGCGGTCGGGGCGCTGCTGCGCCAGCTGAGCTTCGGCGCCTGGCCTGAGAAGAGCGACGGCTCGTCGGAGCACCGGAACGCGGGCGACGAAAGATGA